GGCTGCCATATCGTagcgctcgagcacacgctcgccggcTGCGTTGACAACCACGTTCCACACGCGGTTGCGGAAGCCGATCTGCGTCAGGTGCTCGCCACAGTGCCGCGCAAGCTGCAAGAGGTCGTCGGGCGTAAAATCGGCGTCGGAGCGCACATGCGACATGAGGTGCAGCTTGCAGAGGCGCGTAAACTTGGACAGGtagagctgcagcgcgtcctggGTGAGAATCAATACGTACGAGGTCAGCTTCAAAGAGGTGCACGACCAAATCCTCGAGGTGGTCCGACAGCTGAGAAAGCGCGAGGATCTGGAGCTGGTGCATAGACACGGCCATCTCGTAGACCCACAGCTTGCGTAGCGACCGAGCCGCACGGCCAAAGACAAGGCGCCGCACAAACGCCGTGCTTAGACTCGGGCTCTCAGGGACGCTCGCAACCGGTACAAGAGCCGTCGTCGTGTCGCTCGCAACCGGTGCGGCCATCACCGGATGCAGGTGCTGCCGAGGAGGGGGACGtggcggctcgtcgtcgtcgtcttcgtccATGTCGCCATCCAGTGCCGGTGCActgccgctgcgtgcgtaCAGCGTCAGCGCCTCTAGCCGCTCGCACTCAGACGtaagctcggcgaggcgcgaaAAGAAGGACGGCGCCTCTTCCATGCGCTTGGGATAGGTTAGGGTAAGGGCATGCACATGGTGGGTATAGGGCGtgaggcgcgcgagtgTTCCTTGCTCGAGTCCTACGCCCtccagcgcaagctcgtGCAGGTCGCCTGTCTGTGCAAGCTTGAtgacgccgtcgccgtgcaCGGCCTTGCACCCTACGAGCGTGAgccgctgcaggcgcg
This region of Malassezia japonica chromosome 8, complete sequence genomic DNA includes:
- a CDS encoding uncharacterized protein (EggNog:ENOG503P6A4; COG:S); the protein is MHGLPVDLVPGLLDALQWRVGDLAACCRVCRVWRDLATPKLYHRLWLRDHTRVIRVFATLAAHPELARLVRIIELRVYPFGLPAERLEALEEQILSTLHHATGLQELCWTRDGSLNDRLLRTMFDHLPSLRKLEITGNSKLWSPALLAEKVPRGLEELQVILPDRRVAQHLVAIVSRVECLEALSLFCMNTSEITDILLEQVADYARLQRLTLVGCKAVHGDGVIKLAQTGDLHELALEGVGLEQGTLARLTPYTHHVHALTLTYPKRMEEAPSFFSRLAELTSECERLEALTLYARSGSAPALDGDMDEDDDDEPPRPPPRQHLHPVMAAPVASDTTTALVPVASVPESPSLSTAFVRRLVFGRAARSLRKLWVYEMAVSMHQLQILALSQLSDHLEDLVVHLFEADLDALQLYLSKFTRLCKLHLMSHVRSDADFTPDDLLQLARHCGEHLTQIGFRNRVWNVVVNAAGERVLERYDMAAGVFPEKLLVVRAIS